From a single Shewanella denitrificans OS217 genomic region:
- a CDS encoding EamA family transporter: MQINRVLLTAVASVLLAMVTIQSGASLAKQLFPVVGPDGTTALRLGFAALILWLVFRPWRALPQGRDWQSIIIYGLCLGGMNILFYLAIDRIPLGIAVALEFTGPLAVALFGSKRKSDLFWVGCAIAGILLLLPDLSSAEGLDLGGALMALGAGACWAGYILFGTRTGKQTSGGITVALGMTVAAIAIVPIGVVSQGMALLSWEVLPLGLLVGVLSSALPYSLEMVALRNMPTQAFSVLMSLEPAIAALAGFIILAEQLTLWQWAAIGLVIVASMGSSLTPAKIKPAVINE; the protein is encoded by the coding sequence ATGCAAATCAACCGCGTATTATTAACCGCAGTGGCCAGCGTTTTGCTTGCCATGGTGACCATTCAGTCTGGTGCGTCATTAGCAAAACAGCTTTTCCCTGTAGTTGGCCCCGATGGCACTACAGCGCTGCGCTTAGGCTTTGCTGCGCTTATTCTATGGCTGGTGTTTCGTCCTTGGCGTGCCTTGCCTCAAGGGCGGGATTGGCAGAGCATTATCATTTATGGTTTGTGCCTTGGCGGAATGAACATCTTATTTTATTTAGCCATAGACAGAATTCCTCTTGGCATCGCGGTTGCGCTTGAATTTACTGGGCCTTTAGCCGTGGCGCTTTTTGGCTCAAAGAGAAAGAGCGATCTATTTTGGGTGGGCTGTGCTATTGCGGGGATCTTACTGTTATTGCCTGATCTGAGTAGCGCCGAAGGCTTAGATCTCGGCGGTGCACTCATGGCGCTGGGAGCGGGTGCTTGTTGGGCGGGCTATATACTCTTTGGTACCCGCACGGGTAAGCAAACATCAGGCGGGATCACTGTAGCCTTAGGCATGACGGTGGCGGCCATTGCTATAGTGCCCATCGGGGTTGTAAGTCAAGGGATGGCGCTACTGAGCTGGGAAGTCTTGCCTCTTGGTCTGCTGGTGGGGGTGTTATCCAGTGCATTGCCGTATTCGTTGGAAATGGTGGCATTACGCAATATGCCAACCCAAGCCTTTAGTGTATTGATGAGCTTGGAGCCCGCCATCGCCGCCTTAGCCGGTTTTATCATTCTGGCTGAGCAATTAACCTTGTGGCAATGGGCCGCCATAGGTTTAGTCATCGTCGCGTCCATGGGCAGTAGCTTGACGCCGGCAAAAATAAAGCCTGCCGTCATCAATGAATAA
- a CDS encoding phospho-sugar mutase — MNSQLQFQVNHWLGQLNDDNEKQALEALIAEGDEAKIAACFSGRLEFGTAGIRGIVGPGPMGMNRLVVRQTTAGLGTYLQGQIKEACQRGVVIGYDGRHDSRQFAHDAASVLTGMGFKVFLTAKVAATPLVAFGVKHFGAAAGIVVTASHNPPAYNGYKVYWHNGAQIIAPHDTGIAACIEYAATQALPFCELIDATKQEKLHWLMDDFYESYRHQLYHAAVLQFGLEKNEEGKVFTPGADNISLAYTAMHGVGANMAEIVLKDAGFNRVFSVAVQREPDGNFPTVNFPNPEEPGAMDLVIAEAKQHQAMLACANDPDADRFAVAVRKDDGDYQMLTGDQVGVLLGHYLLSHSSSDQRLVGCTIVSSSLLSKIAAAFDAPCYTTLTGFKWLMNEAIGLSTPHSRFLFAYEEALGYTVGNLVWDKDGLSALVAFAKLCAELSCHNYTIWDRLTEIYQQHGYHLNSQVSIATSGDAGTIGAKLRAENVQQIGGFAVLACSDLNASEKRYSDGKREIIDLPKSDVLIYELAEGQRVIVRPSGTEPKVKCYYEVNLPMLADETLAQVRIRAQLKMDSLIEAHQASL, encoded by the coding sequence ATGAATAGTCAGCTGCAATTTCAAGTTAATCATTGGCTAGGCCAACTGAATGATGACAATGAAAAACAGGCATTAGAAGCGTTAATTGCAGAAGGCGATGAGGCAAAAATTGCCGCCTGCTTTAGTGGCCGCTTGGAATTTGGCACAGCGGGTATTCGCGGCATTGTCGGTCCTGGCCCTATGGGTATGAATCGTTTGGTGGTGCGTCAAACTACCGCAGGACTTGGGACGTATTTGCAGGGACAAATAAAAGAGGCGTGCCAGCGGGGTGTGGTGATTGGTTATGATGGTCGTCATGACTCGCGGCAATTTGCTCATGATGCGGCGAGTGTGTTAACGGGTATGGGGTTTAAGGTGTTCCTCACCGCCAAAGTTGCCGCAACGCCCTTGGTGGCTTTTGGGGTGAAACATTTTGGCGCCGCAGCAGGCATAGTGGTGACAGCCAGCCACAATCCACCGGCTTACAACGGCTATAAAGTGTATTGGCACAATGGTGCACAGATTATTGCGCCCCATGACACAGGTATTGCCGCCTGTATTGAGTATGCCGCCACTCAGGCTTTGCCTTTTTGCGAGCTTATCGACGCCACTAAACAAGAGAAGTTACATTGGTTAATGGATGATTTTTACGAGTCTTATAGGCACCAGTTGTATCATGCTGCCGTGCTGCAATTTGGACTCGAAAAGAACGAAGAGGGCAAGGTGTTTACTCCAGGAGCCGATAACATCAGCTTGGCTTATACCGCCATGCATGGTGTTGGGGCTAACATGGCTGAGATAGTGCTTAAGGATGCTGGATTTAATCGGGTATTCAGTGTTGCGGTGCAGCGAGAGCCCGATGGTAATTTCCCAACGGTGAATTTTCCTAATCCTGAGGAGCCAGGCGCCATGGATCTGGTGATTGCCGAAGCCAAACAGCACCAGGCCATGCTGGCTTGCGCTAACGATCCCGATGCGGACCGATTTGCGGTGGCTGTACGTAAAGATGACGGTGACTATCAAATGCTCACTGGCGATCAGGTCGGGGTGTTACTGGGGCATTATTTGCTTAGCCATTCGAGCAGCGATCAGCGCTTGGTGGGGTGTACTATTGTGTCTTCGAGCTTGTTATCTAAAATCGCCGCGGCATTCGATGCGCCTTGCTACACCACGCTGACTGGATTTAAGTGGTTGATGAATGAGGCCATCGGACTTTCTACTCCCCATTCCCGGTTCTTGTTCGCCTATGAGGAAGCCTTAGGGTATACCGTGGGTAATCTGGTGTGGGACAAAGATGGCCTGTCGGCGCTGGTGGCTTTTGCAAAATTGTGCGCCGAGCTTAGCTGTCATAATTACACGATTTGGGATAGGTTAACCGAAATTTATCAGCAGCATGGCTATCATTTAAACAGTCAAGTGAGTATCGCGACTTCAGGGGATGCTGGGACCATAGGTGCTAAGTTAAGGGCTGAGAATGTCCAGCAGATAGGCGGGTTTGCTGTGCTTGCGTGTTCAGATCTTAACGCCAGTGAAAAGCGTTATTCGGATGGCAAACGTGAAATCATAGACTTACCTAAAAGCGATGTGCTTATCTATGAATTAGCAGAAGGACAGCGGGTTATTGTCAGGCCATCGGGCACTGAGCCTAAAGTTAAGTGTTATTACGAAGTTAACCTTCCTATGTTAGCCGATGAAACCTTAGCCCAAGTGCGAATTCGGGCACAATTAAAGATGGATAGCCTGATTGAGGCACATCAAGCGTCACTCTAG
- a CDS encoding cation diffusion facilitator family transporter produces the protein MAHQDLPQSHSHPKPHSQEAEPAQADKGITDHSQRNTGSHSHNAKHSKKHKHSHSHQHGDFTDMSSNRIGWAFVLNVSFTIIEFIGGWLTNSTAIMADAVHDLGDSLSIGSAWVLNKLSNKQANRKFSYGYKRFSLLGALINGLVLVLGSVWVLTEAIPRLSSPQMPVTEGMFVLAIFGIMVNGVAAYKLSSGTSINERVLNWHLLEDVLGWVAVLIVSVVLMFVEWPILDPILSILFTLFILVNVLKNLTQTLQIFLQAVPDTQQQQQIQQALVTLDAVDSLHHLHFWSLDGEQHVLTAHIVLAHELTPTAQLNLKQQIAVTLAPYKLSHTNIELEMPDETCRDGDTSESRGSVGTHDGASIRD, from the coding sequence ATGGCCCATCAAGACTTGCCGCAGTCACATTCTCACCCTAAACCTCATTCACAAGAGGCCGAACCTGCACAGGCTGACAAAGGTATTACTGACCATTCACAGCGCAATACTGGATCCCACTCTCATAACGCTAAGCACAGCAAAAAACACAAGCACAGTCATTCGCACCAGCATGGTGATTTTACCGACATGTCGTCTAATCGCATTGGCTGGGCCTTTGTGCTTAATGTCAGTTTTACTATCATAGAATTTATCGGTGGCTGGCTCACTAACTCCACCGCCATTATGGCCGACGCCGTCCATGACTTAGGCGACAGCTTGTCCATCGGCAGTGCTTGGGTGCTTAATAAACTCAGTAACAAGCAAGCCAACCGCAAATTTAGCTATGGCTATAAGCGTTTCTCCTTATTAGGGGCGCTTATCAATGGGCTAGTATTGGTACTCGGCTCTGTGTGGGTGCTCACTGAAGCCATCCCGCGCTTAAGCTCCCCGCAAATGCCCGTCACCGAAGGCATGTTTGTCTTAGCCATTTTTGGCATCATGGTCAATGGGGTTGCCGCTTACAAACTCAGCAGTGGCACCTCAATCAATGAACGGGTGCTTAACTGGCATCTGTTAGAGGATGTGCTCGGCTGGGTGGCCGTGTTGATTGTGTCTGTGGTGCTGATGTTTGTGGAATGGCCGATTTTGGACCCTATACTGTCGATTCTATTTACCCTGTTTATTTTGGTGAATGTGCTTAAAAATTTAACGCAAACCTTGCAAATATTCCTTCAAGCCGTGCCCGACACTCAGCAGCAACAGCAAATACAGCAAGCGCTAGTTACACTGGATGCTGTGGATAGCCTGCATCATCTTCACTTTTGGTCTTTGGATGGCGAGCAGCATGTCCTCACCGCCCATATCGTCTTAGCCCATGAGCTAACCCCAACAGCGCAACTCAATCTCAAACAGCAAATCGCGGTTACTCTAGCCCCTTACAAGTTATCTCACACTAATATCGAGCTAGAAATGCCCGATGAAACTTGCCGAGACGGTGACACGAGTGAAAGTCGGGGGAGCGTTGGTACCCATGATGGTGCCAGTATTCGTGACTAG
- a CDS encoding cytochrome c oxidase subunit 3 family protein, with translation MNNKSTSLPQALPNVIPNVLVQQKYKNQIPGDMAMWLLIAMELTVFALFFIGFAVMKRIEPQMFAKGQSLIHLSIGLLCTLSLLMSSYLLALALVNAKQGHNIRVSHLLRGALLFAFIYLVAKIWEYALLINAGFDLSTNDFFTLYFLITGFHFMHVVLGCMILVYLHQQSRQQRYGPNDYRGFEAAAAYWHMVDLVWILVFFLIYIAH, from the coding sequence ATGAATAATAAATCCACCTCTTTACCACAAGCATTACCGAATGTAATACCCAATGTATTAGTGCAGCAAAAATATAAAAACCAGATCCCAGGGGATATGGCCATGTGGCTACTGATCGCCATGGAATTAACCGTATTCGCGCTATTTTTTATCGGTTTTGCTGTGATGAAACGTATAGAGCCGCAGATGTTTGCTAAGGGGCAGAGCCTTATTCATCTCTCTATCGGCTTGCTATGCACCTTAAGCTTACTCATGAGCAGCTACCTTCTGGCACTGGCGCTGGTTAATGCCAAACAAGGACACAATATCCGTGTCAGTCATTTACTCCGCGGGGCCTTGTTGTTCGCCTTTATCTATCTGGTGGCCAAAATATGGGAGTACGCCCTACTGATAAACGCAGGTTTTGACCTATCCACCAATGACTTTTTCACCTTGTACTTTTTGATCACAGGATTTCATTTTATGCACGTGGTGCTTGGCTGCATGATTTTAGTGTATCTTCATCAGCAAAGCCGACAACAGCGTTATGGCCCCAATGATTACAGGGGGTTTGAAGCCGCAGCCGCTTACTGGCACATGGTGGATCTGGTGTGGATTTTAGTGTTTTTCTTAATTTATATTGCCCATTAA
- a CDS encoding cytochrome C oxidase subunit IV family protein, translated as MPNTQCSKHTSLIHQAAILLIGLTCLTTAISYFPLDALADYTVLANNGVRMLSIALILLMTMIKGMQIVDVFMEMRTAPRAFRLFTLSYPVIIPVLLTAILYL; from the coding sequence ATGCCTAACACTCAATGCAGCAAGCACACAAGCTTAATACACCAAGCCGCCATTCTCTTAATTGGCTTAACTTGCCTCACTACGGCCATCAGCTATTTCCCTCTAGACGCATTAGCTGACTACACAGTGCTTGCTAACAATGGAGTTAGGATGCTAAGCATTGCCCTTATCCTATTGATGACTATGATAAAGGGCATGCAAATTGTCGATGTATTTATGGAAATGCGCACCGCCCCTCGCGCATTTCGGCTATTCACCTTGAGCTACCCTGTGATCATCCCTGTGCTGCTGACCGCTATCCTTTACCTATAA
- the norR gene encoding nitric oxide reductase transcriptional regulator NorR — MLEQTLLDIALDLSQSLPKKALYQRFMTAVNQVMPCDAVALLEYQGHELVPVAVDGLLPEVLGMGFSPEDHPRLQAIMASKQPIRFNADSELADPYDGYLVIDPKRVLDVHACIGCSLFVEGRLVGVLTLDALNVGAFDAIDDITIATLAALAAATIRNVNLLNQLDRQQYKLDDNDSVFKQKPLKKSDFIGETPCMQALKDDIRIVANSELSVIIGGETGVGKELVARSLHAQSKRRAQALVQVNCAALPDTLAESELFGHSKGAFTGAAKDRMGKFELAHQGTLFLDEVGELSLELQAKLLRVIQEGEIQRIGLDRNIHVDVRIIAASNRNLLQRVKEGLFREDLYHRLCVYPLNVPPLRERQDDIPLLCGNILTNLKHKIGLSSAKTVRLTQAAMQKLQGYPWPGNVRELQHVLMRAALKASAEAKGITVIQLHHLTFACEPMSQGLTELTAFNSNSPDSNPSTSDETFAAANREEKVEPPVISRSFNDRVADFQRQVIRQSLDDNSQVWAKAARQLQLDRGNLHRQAKRLGLIP; from the coding sequence ATGCTAGAGCAAACGTTACTGGATATCGCTTTAGATCTTAGCCAAAGCCTGCCTAAAAAAGCCCTCTATCAGCGCTTTATGACAGCCGTTAACCAAGTCATGCCCTGTGATGCGGTAGCCCTACTTGAATATCAAGGCCATGAATTAGTGCCCGTCGCCGTGGATGGCCTGCTGCCCGAAGTGCTGGGCATGGGATTTTCCCCTGAGGACCACCCTAGATTGCAAGCCATTATGGCTTCCAAGCAACCTATTCGCTTTAACGCCGACTCTGAACTTGCCGACCCTTATGATGGCTACTTGGTCATAGATCCTAAACGTGTACTCGATGTTCATGCCTGCATAGGTTGCAGCCTCTTTGTCGAAGGCAGGCTCGTTGGGGTACTCACCTTAGATGCGCTCAATGTGGGCGCCTTCGATGCCATAGACGATATTACTATCGCAACCCTAGCAGCCCTTGCCGCCGCGACCATACGTAACGTTAACTTGCTCAATCAGTTGGACCGCCAGCAGTATAAGCTTGATGACAATGACAGTGTATTTAAGCAAAAGCCGTTAAAAAAGTCTGACTTCATCGGTGAGACCCCCTGCATGCAGGCCCTTAAAGACGATATTCGCATTGTGGCAAACTCCGAATTATCTGTGATCATTGGCGGTGAAACCGGTGTGGGGAAGGAGCTGGTGGCTCGCAGCCTGCACGCACAATCTAAACGCCGAGCCCAAGCCTTAGTGCAAGTCAATTGCGCCGCCCTGCCCGATACCTTGGCAGAGAGCGAGTTATTTGGTCACAGTAAAGGTGCCTTCACTGGCGCCGCCAAAGACAGAATGGGCAAATTTGAGCTGGCCCATCAAGGCACACTGTTTCTCGATGAAGTGGGTGAGTTATCCTTAGAATTACAGGCAAAATTATTGCGTGTCATTCAGGAAGGTGAAATTCAGCGCATTGGCCTTGACCGCAACATTCATGTGGACGTGCGCATCATCGCCGCCTCCAATCGCAATTTACTTCAGCGAGTAAAAGAAGGCCTATTTCGAGAAGACTTGTACCACAGGTTATGTGTCTATCCCCTCAATGTCCCGCCGCTGCGAGAGCGGCAAGACGATATCCCCTTGCTGTGCGGCAATATACTCACCAACCTTAAACATAAGATTGGCCTAAGCAGCGCCAAGACAGTGCGTTTAACACAAGCCGCCATGCAAAAGCTTCAGGGCTATCCTTGGCCCGGCAACGTACGAGAATTACAACATGTTTTAATGCGCGCCGCCTTGAAAGCCAGCGCCGAAGCTAAAGGCATTACTGTCATCCAGCTGCATCACTTAACCTTTGCCTGCGAGCCCATGAGCCAAGGACTCACTGAGTTGACCGCGTTTAACTCAAACTCGCCTGATTCTAATCCATCAACCAGTGACGAGACGTTCGCTGCCGCAAATCGAGAAGAAAAAGTCGAGCCGCCAGTCATTAGTCGCTCCTTCAACGATAGGGTGGCTGATTTTCAGCGCCAAGTCATACGCCAATCACTTGATGACAATAGCCAAGTCTGGGCCAAAGCCGCGCGGCAGTTACAGTTAGACCGAGGGAATTTGCATCGTCAAGCCAAACGTTTAGGGCTAATTCCTTAA
- a CDS encoding DUF4253 domain-containing protein, whose product MLSLIARIFRPPEADYLEKKYQQVMADKKLIDSLANDELQLLKKLNFSTKLLSKIKQINTNKITQLHKVYTECADEFDDEYFEGVFLSCSEREAKMAINDLKHEFQKQGYLIFRNDSDHLGSGLAVIKGSEPWDILRYRQTDGCNYGLDTQAIIKQLRDWGVTEVLGVGRDWVEFDFGRFADDEMALAAELYEFCPDIIEQGLGSVEKLADCLDVSTQITLWWD is encoded by the coding sequence GTGTTAAGCCTGATAGCTCGTATTTTCCGGCCACCAGAAGCCGATTATCTTGAGAAGAAATATCAACAAGTCATGGCAGATAAAAAATTAATAGACAGCTTAGCCAATGATGAGTTGCAACTCCTTAAAAAATTGAATTTCTCCACCAAACTGCTTAGCAAGATCAAGCAAATTAATACGAATAAGATAACGCAGCTTCATAAAGTGTATACGGAATGTGCTGACGAGTTCGATGATGAGTATTTTGAGGGTGTATTTTTATCTTGTTCAGAGCGTGAAGCGAAAATGGCGATAAATGACTTGAAACATGAGTTTCAAAAGCAGGGATACCTAATATTTCGTAACGACAGCGATCATCTTGGTAGTGGGTTAGCGGTTATCAAGGGAAGCGAGCCATGGGATATTCTCCGTTATAGGCAAACTGATGGCTGCAATTATGGACTTGACACTCAAGCTATTATTAAACAACTACGTGATTGGGGTGTCACCGAAGTGTTAGGCGTAGGACGTGATTGGGTCGAATTTGACTTCGGCCGCTTTGCTGATGATGAGATGGCATTGGCAGCTGAACTCTATGAATTTTGTCCAGATATTATCGAGCAAGGTCTAGGTTCAGTAGAGAAGCTGGCTGATTGCCTAGATGTGTCAACTCAAATCACATTATGGTGGGATTAA
- a CDS encoding DUF1428 domain-containing protein has translation MSYMDGFVAAVPTANKDKYIEHAKLTALVFKDHGALKITEAWGDDVPEGEVTSFPMAVKCGEDETVVFSSVVWPSKDVRDAGWQAIMQDARMHPDNNPMPFDGKRLIYGGFQVLETE, from the coding sequence ATGTCTTACATGGATGGTTTTGTCGCCGCCGTACCAACGGCAAACAAAGATAAATACATTGAACACGCGAAATTGACGGCTCTGGTGTTTAAAGACCATGGCGCACTCAAGATCACTGAGGCCTGGGGAGATGACGTCCCAGAGGGCGAGGTCACTTCTTTTCCAATGGCGGTGAAATGTGGCGAAGACGAAACGGTCGTTTTTTCATCTGTTGTGTGGCCTTCGAAGGACGTACGAGACGCTGGCTGGCAGGCGATCATGCAGGACGCTAGAATGCACCCAGACAATAATCCCATGCCCTTCGATGGTAAGCGTTTAATATACGGTGGTTTCCAAGTCCTTGAAACTGAGTAG
- a CDS encoding lanthionine synthetase C family protein, which produces MTESHWDQNVVQSEISSIINDIQHSLSADACWPTHPQDAQSYPRSGPKWSAYAGAAGTIHALQLLDGYGYNVIDLSGALENVYQSFLKNPDVCVEPGLQIGELGILMPAILKKLDDAQLARRVLRCMEDTIALPLYEITSGQSGMMHAALALYRKTGENCWKEVFVKGATSLMDNWLLDTKTGEWLWQSQVFGPKRHYYGACHGVVGNANILLQGADLLPDNYPELIIKRTLITLNIAAKKAGNFTNWPLCTKPKIDKLLVQWCHGAAGIVTAMARTPKIDSCTSNQLDQLLVQTAELVWQAGPLNKGSNICHGTAGNGYAFLYMYRRTGQAVWLERARKFAMHAIEQCQKARAHYGQGRFTLWTGDAGLAIYLVHCLNPQHAAIPGLDLF; this is translated from the coding sequence TTGACTGAAAGCCACTGGGATCAAAATGTCGTTCAGTCAGAAATATCATCCATCATTAATGATATTCAACATTCACTATCAGCCGATGCATGCTGGCCCACCCATCCGCAGGATGCACAAAGCTATCCCAGAAGTGGGCCTAAATGGTCTGCCTATGCCGGAGCTGCAGGGACAATTCACGCGTTACAACTACTCGATGGCTACGGTTATAACGTCATTGACTTGTCTGGTGCATTAGAAAACGTTTACCAATCCTTTTTGAAAAACCCCGATGTTTGCGTTGAACCTGGCTTACAAATAGGTGAACTTGGCATATTAATGCCTGCAATCTTAAAGAAACTCGATGATGCACAACTCGCTCGTCGTGTTTTGCGCTGTATGGAAGACACTATCGCACTTCCTCTGTATGAAATAACCTCAGGACAGAGTGGCATGATGCATGCCGCCTTAGCACTTTATCGTAAAACCGGTGAAAATTGCTGGAAAGAGGTATTCGTTAAAGGCGCAACCTCATTAATGGATAATTGGCTGCTAGATACCAAGACGGGAGAATGGCTTTGGCAAAGTCAAGTTTTTGGGCCTAAACGTCATTATTATGGTGCTTGTCATGGTGTGGTAGGTAATGCGAATATTCTTTTACAAGGTGCTGATTTACTGCCAGATAACTACCCAGAGCTCATCATTAAGCGTACCCTTATTACGTTAAATATCGCGGCAAAAAAAGCAGGGAACTTCACCAACTGGCCTCTGTGTACTAAACCCAAGATTGATAAACTGCTGGTGCAGTGGTGTCACGGGGCTGCTGGAATCGTGACTGCAATGGCAAGAACACCTAAGATTGACTCCTGTACATCCAATCAACTCGATCAGTTGTTAGTACAAACCGCTGAGCTGGTATGGCAAGCGGGACCGCTCAACAAAGGCTCGAACATCTGTCATGGCACTGCGGGTAACGGCTATGCCTTTTTGTATATGTACCGACGAACAGGCCAAGCCGTTTGGCTTGAAAGAGCCAGAAAGTTCGCCATGCACGCTATTGAACAATGTCAGAAAGCACGAGCACATTACGGCCAAGGGCGATTCACCTTATGGACAGGTGATGCAGGGCTGGCCATTTATTTGGTTCATTGTCTTAATCCACAACATGCGGCAATCCCTGGCTTGGATTTATTCTAA
- a CDS encoding antibiotic biosynthesis monooxygenase family protein — protein MSVIANTPAPPYFAVIFTSTRTPGDNGYSEMAEKMVTLAAQQPGFLGIESAREDVGITVSYWADLDAIKQWKANTEHLTAQKMGHQSWYDAFKVRIAKVERDYGI, from the coding sequence ATGTCAGTCATAGCCAATACTCCTGCGCCGCCCTACTTCGCGGTGATTTTCACTTCCACACGTACACCAGGCGATAATGGTTACTCTGAAATGGCAGAAAAGATGGTCACACTCGCCGCACAGCAGCCAGGATTTTTAGGTATAGAGTCCGCAAGGGAAGATGTGGGCATTACCGTCTCTTACTGGGCAGATTTAGATGCCATTAAACAATGGAAAGCCAACACTGAGCACTTAACCGCTCAAAAAATGGGCCATCAATCTTGGTATGATGCATTTAAGGTCCGTATTGCAAAAGTCGAACGAGATTACGGTATCTAA
- a CDS encoding DUF6326 family protein, with the protein MSSTNQINRVLEDVPINVKLVISSLWVAVMFCYVYGDYIQVYVPGILADAMAVSAEKEGIQIEFFAVALLMSIPSVMIFLTLVLKPAINRWLNIILPLLYIILLVAVNIESTWVYYLYLTAIEILLSMTTIWYAWNWPKTAQ; encoded by the coding sequence ATGAGTTCGACTAATCAAATAAACCGGGTTTTAGAAGACGTCCCCATCAACGTGAAACTCGTCATATCTTCACTCTGGGTCGCTGTGATGTTTTGCTACGTTTATGGTGACTATATACAAGTTTATGTGCCTGGCATTTTAGCTGACGCCATGGCGGTATCAGCGGAAAAAGAAGGCATTCAAATAGAATTTTTTGCCGTTGCACTGCTCATGTCTATCCCGAGTGTGATGATATTTCTCACCTTAGTGTTAAAGCCTGCGATTAATCGTTGGTTAAATATCATCTTACCGCTGCTATACATAATTCTGCTTGTGGCAGTCAATATTGAATCCACTTGGGTCTATTATTTATACCTAACGGCGATTGAAATATTGCTATCTATGACGACGATTTGGTATGCGTGGAACTGGCCTAAAACCGCACAGTAA
- a CDS encoding cytochrome C oxidase subunit IV family protein codes for MASGVINRLLATPTMVWQMLILLTLTSAALADASVTETSFGLGKLSLLLVGVIVLVKGNLVIDYFMGLKHTRGWPLKIMKAYLALMLVLIGTSLAYF; via the coding sequence ATGGCCAGTGGAGTGATTAATCGGCTGTTGGCGACACCTACCATGGTGTGGCAGATGTTGATTTTACTGACATTAACCAGTGCCGCCTTAGCAGACGCCAGCGTTACCGAAACTAGCTTTGGCTTGGGCAAGTTAAGCTTATTGCTAGTCGGCGTCATCGTGCTCGTGAAGGGTAATCTAGTGATCGATTATTTTATGGGACTCAAACACACCAGAGGTTGGCCACTGAAGATAATGAAAGCCTACCTCGCACTTATGCTAGTGCTTATCGGCACTAGCTTGGCGTATTTTTAG
- a CDS encoding cytochrome c oxidase subunit 3 family protein, translating to MTDAIAEAHAANPVPCPVASSTANAQSGVVTEQALDPKPELEDKLALEDKLALEEKPSLNSEPPGSMAVWVFIYAELTEFGLFFILFLVAKAYFPDDFSQGPAKLSTLAGLANTLILLTSSFCMVNAMRAIKAGRAGVTLNWLLLTIAAGGLYCAVKYWEFGRNQDLGIHPRDDYFIAAYYYIGFNHLLHVLIGMASIGFVAMLTALGFYDGKNHEGLESAATYWHMIDLVWIIIFPLLYVLH from the coding sequence ATGACAGATGCTATCGCTGAGGCTCATGCTGCTAATCCTGTTCCATGTCCTGTTGCAAGCAGTACTGCTAATGCTCAGAGCGGCGTGGTAACTGAGCAGGCGCTTGACCCTAAGCCGGAACTTGAAGATAAGTTGGCACTTGAAGATAAGCTGGCACTTGAAGAAAAGCCGTCTCTTAACTCAGAGCCGCCAGGTTCCATGGCGGTATGGGTGTTTATCTACGCAGAGCTGACTGAATTTGGGCTGTTTTTTATCTTGTTTTTGGTGGCAAAAGCTTATTTCCCTGACGATTTTAGTCAAGGGCCGGCAAAACTCAGCACCCTTGCGGGCCTTGCCAATACCCTCATTCTACTTACTAGTAGCTTTTGCATGGTGAATGCCATGAGGGCGATAAAAGCGGGCAGAGCAGGAGTGACACTCAATTGGTTGCTGCTAACCATTGCCGCGGGCGGCCTGTATTGCGCTGTTAAGTATTGGGAATTTGGTCGTAATCAAGACCTTGGCATTCACCCAAGGGATGACTATTTCATTGCGGCCTACTATTACATTGGTTTCAATCACTTGCTCCATGTGCTTATTGGCATGGCAAGCATTGGCTTTGTGGCTATGCTAACCGCATTAGGCTTTTATGACGGGAAAAACCATGAAGGCTTGGAGAGCGCCGCAACTTACTGGCACATGATAGATCTGGTGTGGATCATTATCTTTCCACTCTTATATGTGCTGCATTAA